A DNA window from Calliphora vicina chromosome 1, idCalVici1.1, whole genome shotgun sequence contains the following coding sequences:
- the LOC135958505 gene encoding GATA zinc finger domain-containing protein 14 encodes MLQKYHPNPLSHFLALHNSQATHHNVVDAHTLASTIANGHVQFQQHHQHQQQQQHANPALLANHHPQNTHNHTVIELAAQHLNSHNSPAHIQRDHHHHHQPHHNNQLLHHHSHRNSQNHHHHHHAQQLIEAAAAATANTTLDAGKSFTIAAILGLQKSAMENTRKEYTNNVINLSLNCASHHQHQHHPDNNNSTQQPPTNSTPLSDVDDEQQPHEQPHQVQRDSLNSSNNNNNNNNRDVSNMNANKSNICNSFNSTNSNNSHININTTVNNSVNSFNCDNTNATAVTAASVLMNRYLPSAMANVSGTNVVVSTPSLVSFASSPVMTHQQHARANSFVAAAAAAAAAAAAANGAPSALQSLQQLHQQHAHQTSLSFQRDKLKSDHNGKKSSLKNKRVRTIFTPEQLERLEAEFERQQYMVGPERLYLAHTLQLTEAQVKVWFQNRRIKWRKHHLEITQQRLALLRQTQITTNPNGTTTETDTINIDTNDDECDDIKREELRELSESRQDTESELSICNDSMDAESILEGDDET; translated from the exons ATGCTACAGAAATATCATCCAAATCCATTGTCACATTTTCTGGCGCTGCATAATTCGCAAGCAACGCACCATAATGTTGTCGATGCTCACACCTTAGCCTCAACCATTGCAAATGGTCATGTACAATTtcaacaacatcatcagcatcaacagcagcagcaacatgcCAACCCAGCCTTGTTAGCGAATCATCACCCACAGAATACACACAATCACACAGTAATTGAATTGGCAGCTCAACATTTGAACTCTCATAATTCACCAGCCCATATACAAAGagaccaccaccaccaccatcaaCCTCATCATAATAATCAGCTACTTCACCATCATAGCCATCGTAATTCACAAaaccaccatcatcatcatcatgcaCAGCAATTAATTGAAGCGGCGGCGGCAGCAACGGCAAATACAACCCTTGATGCTGGCAAATCTTTTACAATAGCCGCCATTTTAGGTTTACAAAAGAGTGCCATGGAGAATACAAGAAAGGAATACACCAACAATGTTATTAACCTATCATTAAATTGTGCCAGCCACCACCAACACCAACACCACCccgacaacaacaacagtacACAACAACCACCCACCAACAGCACACCACTCTCCGATGTTGACGATGAGCAGCAACCTCATGAACAACCCCATCAAGTACAACGCGATTCTCTTAACTCtagtaataacaataataacaacaacaatagagaTGTTAGTAACATGAATGCGAACAAGTCGAATATTTGCAATAGTTTCAATTCCactaacagcaacaacagccacattaacattaacaccaCCGTCAACAATTCTGTAAATAGTTTCAATTGTGATAATACTAATGCAACAGCAGTAACTGCTGCCAGCGTTTTAATGAATCGTTATTTACCGTCGGCCATGGCAAATGTGTCTGGCACGAATGTGGTGGTCTCAACACCTTCATTAGTCTCGTTTGCCTCCAGTCCCGTCATGACCCATCAACAGCATGCTCGAGCAAAtagttttgttgctgctgcGGCAGCTGCTGCAGCCGCCGCTGCAGCTGCCAATGGTGCACCCTCGGCGCTGCAAAGTCTACAACAATTGCATCAGCAACATGCCCATCAGACGAGTTTGAGTTTTCAAAGGGATAAACTAAAGTCAG ATCACAATGGCAAAAAGTCCTCACTCAAGAACAAACGTGTACGTACCATTTTCACACCCGAACAATTGGAAAGACTTGAAGCCGAATTTGAACGTCAACAGTATATGGTGGGGCCAGAACGTCTCTATCTGGCGCACACACTGCAACTAACAGAGGCCCAGGTGAAAGTCTGGTTCCAAAATAGACGCATCAAATGGCGAAAACATCATTTGGAAATAACCCAACAACGTTTGGCACTGCTAAGGCAAACACAAATAACCACCAATCCAAATGGAACAACTACTGAAACAGACACCATTAATATCGATACAAATGACGATGAATGTGACGATATAAAGCGAGAAGAATTAAGGGAATTAAGCGAAAGTCGACAAGATACCGAATCAGAGCTTTCAATTTGCAATGATTCAATGGATGCTGAAAGTATTTTAGAGGGAGATGATGAAACATAA